A single genomic interval of Oleidesulfovibrio alaskensis DSM 16109 harbors:
- the dapB gene encoding 4-hydroxy-tetrahydrodipicolinate reductase produces the protein MSVSVIVMGAGGRMGTTITGMVRADGECRLAGVVEREGRREGLEHLGCQVAGTLEELLPGLPDAVVIDFTAPEASVHNARACARHGSGLVIGTTGFTEEQKAELADCALQTPVFWAPNMSVGVNVLLKILPQLVTLLGEQYDLEMVELHHNKKKDSPSGTALRLAECLAEARKWDLDTVANYHREGIIGERPHEEIGIQTIRGGDVVGVHTVYALGPGERIEVTHQAHSRETFAAGAIRAAKWLAQNRPGKLYTMSDML, from the coding sequence ATGAGTGTTTCCGTTATTGTGATGGGTGCCGGCGGGCGTATGGGCACAACCATTACCGGTATGGTGCGTGCTGACGGAGAATGCCGTCTTGCCGGTGTGGTCGAACGCGAAGGCCGCCGTGAAGGACTGGAACATCTGGGCTGTCAGGTGGCCGGAACGCTGGAGGAACTGCTGCCCGGACTGCCCGATGCCGTGGTCATCGATTTTACCGCACCGGAAGCCAGCGTGCATAACGCGCGGGCGTGTGCGCGGCACGGCAGCGGGCTGGTCATCGGCACAACGGGTTTCACCGAAGAGCAGAAAGCCGAACTTGCGGATTGCGCATTGCAGACTCCCGTGTTCTGGGCTCCCAACATGAGTGTGGGGGTTAATGTGCTGCTGAAAATTCTGCCCCAGCTGGTAACGTTGCTGGGCGAACAGTATGATCTGGAAATGGTGGAACTGCACCACAACAAAAAGAAAGACTCTCCCAGCGGGACGGCACTGCGCCTTGCCGAATGTCTGGCGGAAGCCCGGAAATGGGATCTGGACACGGTGGCCAATTATCACCGTGAAGGTATCATCGGAGAACGTCCGCACGAGGAAATAGGCATTCAGACCATTCGCGGCGGAGATGTGGTCGGCGTACACACGGTCTATGCTCTGGGTCCCGGCGAGCGCATCGAAGTGACCCATCAGGCCCATTCGCGTGAAACCTTTGCAGCAGGGGCTATCCGTGCCGCAAAGTGGCTGGCGCAGAACAGACCCGGTAAACTGTATACCATGTCGGACATGCTGTAG
- the uvrB gene encoding excinuclease ABC subunit UvrB has product MQDSVFRIESEYVPRGDQPEAITQLSDNIRAGVAHQVLLGVTGSGKTFTMAHTIERCQRPALILAPNKTLAAQLYNEFRALFPHNAVEYFVSYYDYYQPEAYVPTSDTYIEKDSSINDNIDKLRHAATHALLTRRDVIIIASVSCIYGLGSPEYYAKMVIPVEAGQHMSMDSLIGRLVDVQYERNDYDFHRGTFRVRGDVLEVIPAYHHERALRLEFFGDEIDSIKEIDPLTGNVLGDVGKTVIYPASHYVSDRDNLNRAVSDIREELRLRLEEYRQGNRLVEAQRLEQRTMLDLEMIEEMGYCTGIENYSRHLDGRTAGEPPACLLDYFPDNFILFVDESHITVSQVGAMYKGDRSRKQTLVDFGFRLPSALDNRPLEFSEFEKRLNQVVYVSATPSRWELDRSEGIVVEQIIRPTGLLDPLTEVRPTKGQMEDLMTECRSRTARDERVLVTTLTKRMAEDLTEYLTSMGVSARYLHSDIDTMERMAIIQALRRKEFDVLVGINLLREGLDIPEVSLVAILDADKEGFLRSTGSLIQTFGRAARNVDGRVIMYADSVTRSMAAAMQETERRREKQRLFNEEHGIEPVSVRKSLETPFDTLYSDARSAAAKGRGKGRGRQAAPAQTAAEDTTAYGISAEELGGLIQRLEREMRESARDLEFEKAAELRDRIRMLRERLLQQD; this is encoded by the coding sequence ATGCAGGATAGCGTTTTCCGGATAGAGTCGGAGTATGTGCCCAGAGGCGACCAGCCGGAGGCCATCACCCAGTTGAGTGACAACATCAGAGCCGGAGTGGCTCATCAGGTACTGCTGGGGGTGACCGGTTCTGGCAAGACGTTCACCATGGCGCATACCATAGAACGCTGCCAGCGTCCCGCGCTGATTCTTGCTCCCAACAAGACGCTGGCCGCACAGCTGTATAACGAATTCCGCGCGCTGTTTCCGCATAATGCCGTGGAATATTTCGTCAGCTATTATGACTACTACCAGCCGGAAGCCTATGTGCCGACTTCCGACACCTATATAGAAAAAGACTCTTCCATCAACGACAATATAGACAAGCTGCGCCATGCCGCAACGCACGCCCTGCTTACACGACGGGATGTGATCATCATCGCTTCGGTTTCCTGCATCTACGGGCTGGGGTCTCCGGAATACTATGCAAAGATGGTCATACCTGTGGAAGCCGGCCAGCACATGAGCATGGACAGCCTGATAGGCAGACTTGTCGATGTGCAGTACGAGCGCAACGACTATGATTTTCACCGCGGTACATTCCGTGTCCGGGGAGACGTGCTGGAAGTCATTCCCGCCTATCACCACGAGCGGGCGCTGCGGCTGGAGTTTTTCGGCGACGAAATTGATTCCATAAAAGAAATCGACCCGTTGACCGGCAATGTGCTGGGCGATGTGGGCAAAACGGTGATTTATCCTGCAAGCCACTATGTTTCCGACAGAGACAACCTGAACAGAGCCGTCTCCGATATTCGGGAAGAACTGCGTCTACGGCTGGAAGAATACCGGCAGGGGAACAGACTGGTGGAGGCGCAGCGACTCGAACAGCGAACAATGCTTGATCTTGAAATGATTGAGGAAATGGGCTACTGCACCGGTATTGAAAACTATTCCCGCCATCTGGACGGCCGCACGGCGGGAGAGCCTCCGGCGTGTCTGCTTGATTATTTTCCCGATAATTTCATTCTGTTCGTGGATGAATCGCACATTACCGTTTCACAGGTGGGCGCCATGTACAAAGGCGACCGGTCGCGCAAGCAGACGCTGGTTGATTTCGGCTTCCGCCTGCCTTCCGCGCTGGATAACCGTCCGCTGGAGTTCAGCGAATTTGAAAAGCGGCTCAATCAGGTTGTCTATGTTTCGGCCACACCGTCCAGATGGGAGCTTGACCGGTCCGAGGGCATTGTTGTCGAGCAGATTATCCGGCCCACAGGTCTGCTTGATCCGCTGACTGAAGTGCGGCCGACCAAAGGCCAGATGGAAGACCTGATGACCGAGTGCCGCTCCAGAACGGCACGGGATGAGCGGGTGCTTGTAACCACGCTGACCAAGCGCATGGCGGAGGACCTGACAGAATACCTGACATCCATGGGCGTGAGTGCGCGGTATCTGCATTCCGACATCGATACCATGGAGCGCATGGCTATTATTCAGGCGCTGCGTCGTAAAGAATTTGATGTGCTTGTGGGTATTAACCTGCTGCGTGAAGGTCTTGATATTCCGGAAGTTTCTCTGGTGGCCATTCTGGATGCCGACAAAGAGGGCTTTTTGCGCTCCACCGGATCGCTTATTCAGACATTCGGCCGCGCCGCGCGCAATGTGGACGGCCGCGTTATCATGTATGCCGACAGCGTGACACGTTCCATGGCGGCGGCCATGCAGGAAACGGAACGCAGACGTGAAAAGCAGCGCCTGTTTAACGAGGAGCACGGCATAGAGCCTGTGAGCGTCCGTAAATCGCTTGAGACGCCGTTTGACACGCTGTATTCCGATGCCCGGTCTGCTGCTGCCAAAGGCAGGGGCAAGGGCAGAGGACGGCAGGCTGCACCGGCCCAGACCGCTGCGGAGGACACCACGGCGTACGGCATCAGCGCAGAGGAACTGGGCGGTCTTATCCAGCGTCTTGAACGCGAGATGCGGGAATCGGCGCGCGATCTTGAATTTGAAAAGGCAGCTGAACTGCGCGACAGAATACGTATGCTGCGCGAACGGCTGCTGCAGCAGGATTGA
- a CDS encoding NAD+ synthase has protein sequence MRIALLQLNPVVGDLAANASAIAGAVRSASAGGARLCVTSELALCGYPPRDLLLMDEFISACRGHLDRLAQELADCCPVLVGAPVAAAGDYPDTVRNAAVLLRDGVAEVAGSKVLLPTYDVFDERRYFTPGHRCGLVTVDGYRVGVSICEDIWNDKEYWGEHRRYPHDPVAELASEGVDLLVNLSASPFSLGKQAQRESMLGAVAARIGVPVVYVNQVGGNDDLIFAGKSMVMGADGTLLARAAGFVPEVLLADACAASAGAVAPDAPEPEAQIWQALVLGTRDYAAKCGFKGAVLGLSGGIDSALVACIAAEALGPENVLGVMMPSPYSSRGSVDDSVALVQNLGIRSRVVPIEPLMRSFDAALSESFAGLDADVTEENIQSRIRGNILMAMSNKFGKVLLTTGNKSELAVGYCTIYGDMAGGLGVIADLPKTMVYAVCRWLNSVRGFEVIPRAVLEKAPSAELRPDQKDVDSLPDYAVLDDVLERHIVRKQGMAAIVAAGHHPETVRRIIGLVRRAEFKRRQAPPGLKVTDRAFGSGWRMPVAARYAC, from the coding sequence ATGCGTATCGCTCTGTTACAACTGAACCCCGTGGTGGGTGATCTTGCAGCCAATGCGTCTGCCATTGCCGGTGCGGTGCGAAGCGCCAGTGCAGGGGGTGCCCGGCTGTGCGTGACTTCCGAGCTGGCTTTGTGCGGGTATCCCCCCCGCGATCTTCTGCTGATGGACGAATTTATCTCCGCCTGCCGCGGCCATCTGGACAGGCTGGCGCAGGAGCTTGCGGATTGCTGTCCGGTGCTGGTCGGTGCTCCCGTGGCAGCAGCCGGCGATTATCCCGATACCGTGCGCAATGCGGCAGTGCTGCTGCGTGACGGCGTTGCGGAGGTTGCAGGCTCCAAGGTGCTGCTGCCCACGTATGATGTGTTCGACGAACGCCGGTATTTCACCCCGGGGCACCGGTGCGGTCTGGTCACCGTGGACGGATACCGTGTGGGCGTAAGCATCTGCGAAGATATATGGAATGACAAGGAGTACTGGGGAGAGCACAGACGCTATCCCCATGATCCCGTGGCGGAACTCGCCTCGGAAGGTGTGGACCTCTTGGTGAACCTTTCGGCTTCTCCGTTTTCGCTGGGCAAGCAGGCGCAACGTGAGTCCATGCTGGGTGCCGTGGCGGCGCGTATTGGTGTTCCCGTGGTGTATGTGAATCAGGTCGGCGGTAATGACGATCTGATTTTTGCGGGCAAAAGTATGGTGATGGGCGCCGACGGCACGTTGCTGGCCCGCGCTGCGGGGTTTGTTCCCGAGGTGTTGCTGGCGGATGCCTGCGCCGCGTCGGCCGGTGCTGTCGCACCTGACGCTCCGGAGCCCGAGGCCCAGATATGGCAGGCTCTGGTGCTGGGTACGCGCGACTATGCTGCCAAATGCGGCTTTAAAGGTGCGGTGCTGGGGCTTTCCGGTGGTATTGATTCGGCGTTGGTGGCCTGCATCGCCGCCGAAGCACTGGGGCCGGAAAATGTCCTCGGCGTGATGATGCCTTCTCCGTATTCCAGCAGAGGCAGTGTGGATGATTCGGTTGCACTGGTGCAAAATCTGGGCATACGCTCGCGCGTTGTGCCCATTGAACCGCTGATGCGCTCGTTTGATGCTGCTCTTTCTGAATCTTTTGCAGGGCTGGATGCCGATGTGACAGAAGAAAATATCCAGTCGCGTATCCGTGGCAATATTCTTATGGCCATGTCCAACAAATTCGGCAAAGTGCTGCTGACCACAGGTAACAAGTCCGAGCTGGCCGTGGGGTACTGCACCATTTACGGCGACATGGCAGGTGGGCTCGGCGTGATAGCCGACCTGCCCAAAACCATGGTGTACGCCGTGTGCCGTTGGCTTAACAGCGTCCGCGGTTTTGAAGTGATTCCCCGCGCTGTTCTGGAAAAGGCTCCTTCTGCGGAGCTGCGGCCCGACCAGAAGGACGTAGATTCGCTGCCTGACTATGCCGTTCTGGATGATGTGCTGGAACGGCATATCGTGCGGAAGCAGGGGATGGCCGCCATTGTGGCGGCGGGACACCATCCTGAAACGGTACGCCGCATCATCGGGCTTGTCCGGAGGGCGGAATTCAAACGGCGTCAGGCACCGCCCGGCCTCAAGGTCACTGACAGGGCGTTCGGTTCGGGCTGGCGCATGCCGGTGGCGGCCAGATATGCTTGCTGA
- a CDS encoding potassium channel family protein, whose protein sequence is MDEKTLRVRIIRLRNRVGTFWPLVFSQLTMFLVFFAAVFSYMHIEGWDFWDSCYMVVITLSTVGFQEVHPMSTQGRILTTLLILTGVGNFAFILGAFSQMLVEGKLFKAFGRRRVLKAIARLKGHSIVCGYGRIGRVVAEEIMHEGGSVVVIEQNPESVTQLDEKGILHIAGDATSDQVLEEANIRNATNLIAALELDSANVYVVLSARQFNPDLHIVARAGAESHISKLMQAGANKVLLPHRIGGLRMAQSVLRPTVTSFVELTQRGGKMDIQMEELLITASSGLVGKALMDSGIRARFNLIVIAVKDVDGTMHFNPASDFVINAGHTLIVVGSEDNLASFQEIL, encoded by the coding sequence ATGGACGAGAAGACGTTACGTGTGCGTATAATACGCCTCCGCAACAGGGTAGGGACATTCTGGCCGCTGGTGTTCAGCCAGCTGACCATGTTTCTGGTCTTTTTTGCGGCGGTGTTCTCATATATGCACATCGAGGGCTGGGATTTCTGGGACAGCTGCTACATGGTGGTTATCACGCTGTCCACGGTTGGCTTTCAGGAAGTACATCCCATGTCCACGCAGGGACGTATTCTGACCACATTGCTTATTCTGACCGGTGTGGGCAACTTTGCGTTCATTCTCGGGGCGTTTTCGCAGATGCTTGTGGAAGGTAAATTATTTAAGGCTTTCGGGAGGCGCAGGGTGCTCAAAGCCATAGCCAGACTCAAAGGGCACAGTATTGTTTGCGGTTACGGCAGAATAGGCCGGGTGGTGGCGGAAGAGATCATGCATGAAGGCGGCTCGGTGGTGGTCATCGAACAGAACCCTGAAAGTGTGACGCAACTGGATGAAAAAGGCATTCTGCACATCGCAGGCGACGCCACATCCGACCAGGTTCTTGAAGAGGCCAATATCCGCAATGCGACCAACCTGATAGCCGCGCTGGAGCTGGACTCTGCCAATGTCTATGTGGTTCTCAGCGCCCGTCAGTTTAACCCCGACCTGCACATAGTGGCCCGTGCCGGAGCGGAGTCGCACATAAGCAAGCTGATGCAGGCAGGCGCCAACAAGGTGCTGCTGCCGCATCGCATAGGCGGTCTGCGCATGGCGCAGTCAGTGCTGCGTCCCACCGTTACAAGCTTTGTCGAGCTGACCCAGCGCGGCGGCAAAATGGATATCCAGATGGAGGAACTGCTGATCACGGCATCTTCCGGGCTTGTGGGCAAAGCACTGATGGATTCCGGCATCCGCGCGCGGTTCAATCTTATTGTCATTGCAGTGAAAGATGTGGACGGCACCATGCATTTCAATCCTGCTTCCGATTTTGTCATCAATGCGGGACATACGCTTATCGTGGTCGGTTCAGAAGATAATCTTGCGTCGTTTCAGGAGATTTTGTAG
- a CDS encoding glycosyltransferase family 2 protein: MRIAAVILHYGNPQLTMRLQQQMLAADPQRAADIMVLDNCAPEPFCGAWQRTSENLYWAGALEYTLASVMGLGYTHLWFLNNDIMFDTRPPLLARAEARMARMQRRTGAIGVWAPAVVRSPYHEHMVADPRYQFRRVAYVDGIAPVISIDCWRQTGGVDYAGNPYGYGVDIWFSLCAHRAGWAVVVDNGIVVQHAYHSTARTVSGFLETAARAENEYLTARLGPQYNELLQDMKRQWTDEEHL; the protein is encoded by the coding sequence ATGCGCATTGCGGCTGTTATACTGCACTATGGCAACCCGCAGCTGACCATGCGTCTGCAGCAGCAGATGCTGGCGGCCGATCCGCAGCGGGCGGCGGATATCATGGTACTGGACAACTGCGCACCGGAACCGTTTTGCGGCGCATGGCAGCGGACCTCTGAAAACCTGTACTGGGCGGGGGCGCTGGAATACACTCTTGCGTCTGTCATGGGGCTCGGCTACACGCACCTGTGGTTTTTGAACAACGATATCATGTTTGACACGCGCCCGCCGCTGCTGGCGCGGGCGGAAGCCCGTATGGCCCGCATGCAGCGGCGTACCGGTGCTATAGGGGTGTGGGCGCCTGCCGTGGTGCGCAGCCCTTACCATGAGCATATGGTTGCCGACCCCCGTTACCAGTTCCGGCGGGTTGCGTATGTAGACGGTATCGCACCGGTTATCAGCATTGACTGCTGGCGGCAGACCGGCGGCGTGGACTATGCCGGCAACCCCTACGGATACGGGGTGGATATCTGGTTTTCGCTTTGCGCACACCGTGCGGGTTGGGCGGTGGTGGTGGACAACGGCATTGTTGTGCAGCACGCATATCATTCCACGGCCAGAACAGTGAGCGGTTTTTTAGAGACGGCGGCGCGGGCGGAAAATGAATACCTTACCGCCCGGCTTGGCCCGCAATACAACGAGCTGCTTCAGGATATGAAGCGGCAGTGGACAGACGAGGAGCACCTGTGA
- the aat gene encoding leucyl/phenylalanyl-tRNA--protein transferase codes for MHLYALSEKLEFPDPQTASSEGLLAIGGDLSVARLVTAYANGIFPWYDDDTPILWWSPDPRCVLYPSQLHVPASLRRRINSGQFEVTLDTAFEAVIHACADAARPGQSGTWIVDEMIDAYMNLHEAGVAHSVEVWSRGAGDGRVLAGGLYGVALGGVFYGESMFYRRTDASKVAVVWLVRLLEFWGYRVVDCQQTTTHMLRFGAQEVSRACFLEELDRALRMPLRAGRWQIPDGFRPLRRATLPDENQ; via the coding sequence ATGCACCTTTACGCACTGTCTGAAAAGCTGGAGTTTCCCGACCCGCAGACGGCATCGTCGGAAGGGCTGCTGGCCATAGGGGGCGACCTCAGTGTCGCCCGGCTGGTCACTGCCTACGCAAACGGTATCTTTCCGTGGTACGATGATGACACCCCCATCCTGTGGTGGTCGCCCGACCCGCGGTGCGTGTTGTATCCTTCGCAGCTGCATGTGCCTGCAAGCCTGCGCAGGCGTATCAACTCCGGGCAGTTTGAAGTGACGCTCGATACCGCTTTTGAGGCGGTTATACATGCCTGTGCCGACGCTGCGCGTCCCGGGCAGAGCGGAACATGGATTGTAGATGAGATGATAGACGCCTATATGAATCTGCACGAGGCCGGTGTGGCGCATTCTGTGGAGGTATGGAGCCGCGGTGCGGGTGATGGGCGCGTGCTGGCCGGCGGGCTGTATGGTGTAGCGTTGGGTGGCGTTTTTTACGGCGAGTCAATGTTCTACCGCCGCACTGATGCTTCAAAGGTGGCGGTGGTGTGGCTTGTGCGCCTGCTTGAATTCTGGGGATACCGCGTTGTGGATTGTCAGCAGACTACGACACATATGCTGCGCTTTGGCGCGCAGGAGGTGTCCCGGGCATGTTTTCTGGAAGAGCTTGACCGCGCGCTGCGGATGCCTTTGCGGGCGGGCAGGTGGCAGATACCCGATGGATTCCGCCCGTTGCGGCGCGCGACGCTGCCGGATGAGAATCAGTGA
- the ligA gene encoding NAD-dependent DNA ligase LigA — MEELRTLLEYHGHRYYVMDEPEISDAEYDALFRELVRLEEEHPEHIHPGSPTHKVGGQILDGLKPREHSLRMYSLDNAFGIEEFREFVERVVRLEPDAPLEFWVDPKMDGLAMELVYENGVFSLAVTRGDGSMGEDVTHTMRTVRNVRMRLNPEIEAPVRLEVRGEVIITRADFEALNARQQQKGGKLFANPRNAAAGSVRQLDSSVAAARPLRFMAYGVGQVVWADGRQRWRTQYDIMRGLQELGFAVPSQGRLCAAPADVEAAFTELSAARHELPFEIDGVVAKLNDLDLQEALGFTARAPRWAIALKFPAHQARTRLKDIRIQVGRTGVMTPVAELEPVTVGGVTVSSATLHNEDEIRAKGLMLGDVVIVQRAGDVIPEVVRAVPEERTGAEREYVFPAVCPVCGSAAVRGEGEAAWRCTNMQCPAVRKQAIIHFVSKAGLDIDGVGRKWIEQLVDSGRVVSPADLFRITREDLLGMERMGEKLASNFIEAFDSARHESTLQRFICALGIRHVGEQTARTLAARFGNMDELMRADQETLQSLRDIGGEVAGSIRAFFANGQNRELLQQFKNLGLWPEEQQPAGDSTPVTPLAGKKILFTGSLVRMTRSEAKAMAEKAGAAVMSGVSARLDILVAGDKPGSKLEKARSLGITVLTEDEFIRQASESEEISGQAADDYENSLLRVQ, encoded by the coding sequence ATGGAAGAACTGCGCACTTTGCTGGAGTATCACGGTCACCGGTACTACGTGATGGATGAGCCCGAAATATCCGATGCGGAGTACGATGCCCTTTTCAGGGAACTGGTGCGGCTGGAGGAGGAACACCCTGAGCATATCCATCCGGGGTCGCCCACGCATAAGGTTGGCGGGCAGATACTAGACGGACTGAAGCCCCGTGAGCACTCCCTGCGCATGTACAGTCTGGATAACGCATTCGGTATTGAAGAGTTCCGCGAATTTGTCGAGCGCGTTGTCCGGCTGGAACCTGATGCTCCGCTTGAATTCTGGGTTGACCCCAAAATGGACGGGTTGGCCATGGAACTTGTTTATGAAAATGGAGTGTTTTCGCTGGCTGTGACCCGCGGAGACGGCAGCATGGGGGAAGATGTGACCCACACCATGCGCACGGTACGCAATGTCCGCATGCGGCTGAATCCGGAAATTGAAGCACCCGTGCGGCTTGAAGTGCGTGGAGAGGTTATTATCACCCGCGCCGATTTTGAAGCGCTTAATGCGCGGCAGCAGCAGAAGGGGGGCAAACTGTTTGCCAACCCCCGCAATGCCGCCGCAGGCTCTGTTCGCCAGCTGGATTCTTCCGTGGCGGCGGCGCGCCCTCTGCGTTTCATGGCATATGGCGTGGGGCAGGTTGTCTGGGCGGACGGCAGACAGCGCTGGCGGACCCAATATGACATAATGCGGGGACTGCAGGAGCTTGGGTTTGCCGTACCTTCTCAGGGCAGACTGTGCGCTGCGCCTGCAGATGTGGAAGCCGCTTTTACCGAGCTTTCTGCCGCGCGGCATGAACTGCCGTTTGAAATAGACGGCGTAGTCGCCAAGCTGAACGACCTTGACCTGCAGGAGGCTCTGGGGTTTACGGCCAGGGCTCCTCGCTGGGCCATTGCGCTTAAATTTCCCGCGCATCAGGCGCGTACCCGCCTTAAGGACATCAGAATTCAGGTGGGGCGGACCGGTGTGATGACGCCTGTGGCCGAGCTTGAGCCGGTGACTGTGGGCGGGGTGACTGTTTCCAGCGCCACTTTGCATAATGAAGATGAAATACGTGCCAAGGGCCTTATGCTGGGCGATGTTGTCATTGTGCAGCGGGCGGGGGATGTGATTCCCGAAGTGGTACGCGCGGTGCCGGAAGAACGCACCGGAGCTGAACGTGAGTATGTTTTTCCTGCCGTGTGTCCTGTCTGCGGCAGTGCTGCCGTGCGCGGCGAAGGGGAGGCCGCCTGGCGCTGCACCAATATGCAGTGCCCTGCCGTGCGCAAGCAGGCAATCATTCATTTTGTTTCCAAGGCCGGTCTGGACATAGACGGAGTGGGTCGCAAGTGGATTGAGCAGCTGGTGGACAGCGGCAGGGTGGTTTCTCCGGCTGATCTTTTCCGCATTACGCGGGAGGACCTGCTGGGCATGGAGCGCATGGGCGAAAAACTGGCTTCCAATTTTATAGAGGCTTTTGATTCGGCACGTCACGAATCCACGCTCCAGCGTTTCATCTGCGCGCTGGGTATCCGCCATGTGGGTGAACAGACTGCCAGAACGCTTGCCGCCCGTTTCGGCAATATGGACGAACTGATGCGTGCCGATCAGGAGACATTGCAGTCTCTGCGTGATATCGGCGGCGAGGTGGCCGGTTCCATACGAGCTTTTTTTGCCAACGGGCAGAACAGGGAGCTTTTGCAGCAGTTCAAGAATCTTGGTCTGTGGCCCGAGGAGCAGCAGCCTGCAGGTGACAGCACGCCGGTGACACCGCTTGCGGGCAAAAAAATTCTTTTTACCGGTTCGCTGGTGCGTATGACACGCTCTGAAGCCAAAGCTATGGCAGAAAAAGCGGGGGCAGCCGTCATGAGCGGCGTTTCCGCCAGACTTGATATACTTGTGGCCGGAGACAAGCCCGGCAGCAAGCTGGAAAAAGCCCGTTCACTGGGAATAACGGTTCTGACGGAAGATGAATTCATCAGGCAGGCATCAGAGTCTGAAGAAATTTCCGGACAGGCTGCAGATGACTATGAAAACAGTCTGCTGCGCGTGCAGTAG